One Paenibacillus riograndensis SBR5 DNA segment encodes these proteins:
- a CDS encoding PadR family transcriptional regulator: MSENKITSDLLRGHTDTMILRLLSEADRYGYEIVKLIAERSDGEYELKEATMYSSVRRLEADGDIEWYWGDESQGGRRKYFRITEKGKAAYARNKSNWEYAKRVLENLL; the protein is encoded by the coding sequence ATGAGCGAAAACAAAATTACATCCGACCTGCTGCGCGGACATACCGATACGATGATTTTACGGCTCTTATCCGAAGCTGACCGCTACGGGTACGAGATTGTCAAGCTGATTGCCGAGCGTTCGGACGGTGAGTACGAATTAAAGGAAGCCACGATGTACTCCAGCGTCCGGCGGCTTGAGGCGGACGGAGATATCGAATGGTATTGGGGCGATGAATCTCAGGGTGGACGGCGTAAATATTTTAGGATTACCGAAAAGGGCAAGGCGGCTTATGCCCGCAACAAAAGCAACTGGGAATACGCAAAGCGTGTGCTCGAAAACTTATTATAG
- a CDS encoding pentapeptide repeat-containing protein, translated as MYEKLTSYLNGVFAPYDGVKSATELKADLLSDLQERFRELKAEGKDDETAFEMTISSIGDIEQTVQEVANLSRSLERQVVTNFSSSNLSKSDFAGVTAHKGKFEGSALLGSDFSGADLTGSSFKASDVREAHFDGANLTDCNFFALDLAGASFRQSILVRTNFSKSWLAGANFIDAKLTDVNLTMCDLSKTIFENCIFDGVDFKSSNLTGLCLDGMTFLGVKFDKAALNEVSFKGATLKNVSFPTSNLSKKYYRAIKTVCFDGAMMDKLTYAALKGMEADLSKVTVI; from the coding sequence ATGTACGAGAAATTGACCAGCTATTTGAATGGTGTTTTTGCACCCTACGACGGGGTGAAAAGCGCCACCGAACTAAAGGCCGATCTGCTCTCCGATTTGCAGGAGCGCTTTCGTGAACTCAAAGCCGAGGGCAAGGACGATGAAACAGCGTTTGAGATGACCATCAGCAGCATCGGAGATATCGAGCAGACGGTACAGGAGGTCGCCAATCTCTCCCGTTCGCTGGAACGGCAGGTGGTGACAAACTTCAGCTCAAGTAACCTGTCAAAGAGCGACTTCGCCGGCGTTACCGCCCACAAGGGAAAATTTGAAGGGAGCGCGTTGCTTGGCTCTGACTTTTCGGGTGCGGACCTGACGGGCAGCTCGTTCAAGGCCAGCGATGTGCGTGAAGCCCATTTTGACGGCGCAAATCTGACAGACTGCAACTTCTTTGCTCTTGATCTGGCGGGTGCAAGCTTCCGTCAATCCATCCTTGTGCGTACCAATTTCAGCAAGTCGTGGCTGGCCGGGGCTAATTTCATTGATGCAAAGCTGACCGACGTCAACCTAACCATGTGCGACCTGAGCAAAACGATCTTTGAGAACTGTATTTTCGACGGCGTGGACTTTAAGTCTTCCAACCTGACGGGTCTGTGCCTGGACGGAATGACCTTTCTCGGCGTTAAGTTTGACAAGGCGGCGCTGAACGAGGTTTCGTTTAAAGGTGCAACGCTGAAAAATGTGTCTTTCCCGACGTCTAACCTGTCCAAGAAGTATTACCGCGCCATCAAAACCGTCTGCTTCGACGGCGCGATGATGGATAAACTGACCTACGCCGCACTCAAGGGCATGGAAGCAGACTTGTCAAAAGTTACAGTTATTTAA
- a CDS encoding ABC transporter ATP-binding protein: MQTKSIQVKGLQKSYRQLQVLKGVDFEVEKGSIFALLGSNGAGKTTVVKILSTLLKPDSGTVSVNGFDVAAKPGDVRQSISLTGQFAAVDEILTGRENLIMIARLRHLDHPRQVADDLLRRFGLTDAADRKASVYSGGMRRRLDIAMSLVGKPQLIFLDEPTTGLDPEARIEAWKIVKELADGGTTVFLTTQYLEEAEQLADRIAILHEGRIIASGTLAELKKLFPSAKVEYVEKQPTLEEIFLAIIGKKEAV; the protein is encoded by the coding sequence ATGCAAACCAAATCAATTCAAGTAAAAGGATTGCAAAAGTCCTACAGGCAGCTACAGGTCCTGAAGGGTGTAGACTTTGAGGTGGAAAAGGGCAGTATTTTCGCCCTGCTCGGCTCCAACGGCGCGGGCAAGACAACGGTCGTCAAAATCCTCTCTACGCTGCTCAAACCAGACAGCGGAACCGTCAGCGTAAACGGATTCGACGTTGCAGCGAAACCCGGCGATGTGCGGCAGTCGATCAGTCTGACCGGGCAGTTTGCCGCCGTGGATGAGATTTTGACCGGGCGGGAAAACCTGATCATGATTGCCAGGCTGCGGCATCTTGATCATCCGCGTCAAGTTGCGGACGATTTGCTGAGACGCTTTGGCTTAACGGACGCTGCCGACCGCAAGGCATCTGTTTATTCGGGCGGTATGCGCCGCAGGCTTGATATCGCCATGAGCCTTGTAGGAAAACCGCAGCTTATTTTCCTCGATGAGCCAACCACCGGGCTTGACCCCGAGGCACGCATTGAGGCTTGGAAGATTGTAAAGGAGCTTGCGGACGGCGGCACTACGGTATTCCTGACCACGCAGTATTTAGAGGAAGCCGAGCAGCTTGCCGACCGGATTGCCATTCTGCACGAGGGCAGGATTATCGCCAGCGGCACGCTCGCAGAACTGAAAAAGCTGTTTCCATCTGCAAAGGTGGAGTATGTTGAAAAACAACCGACACTGGAAGAAATTTTCCTCGCAATCATCGGCAAAAAGGAGGCCGTTTAA